TATGGTATCGTTCTCCTTGACGCAGTATGAGGGGATGTTCACGCGCCTGCCGTTTACGAGGAAGTGGCCCTGGGTGACGAGCATACGGGCCTCGCGCCTGGAGCTGGCGAGCCCCAGCCGGTAGACGACGTTGTCGAGCCTGCTCTCCAGGAGCCGGACGAGTATGTCGCCCGTAACGCCCCTGGTCCTGTCGGCCCTGGCGAAGGTGTTGCGGAACTGGGTCTCCATGAGCCCGTACATGCGCTTTACCTTCTGCTTCTCCCTGAGCTGAAGGGCGTACTCCGAGACCTTGCTGCGCGACTGGCCGTGCTGCCCCGGCCCGTAGCTGCGGCGCTCGAAGGAGCACTTGTCGGTGTAACACCTGTCTCCCTTCATGAAGAGCTTCATCCCCTCGCGCCTGCATATCTTGCATACCGAACCTAAGTGCCTCGCCAAGACTATCTCCTCCTCCTGTTTAGACCCTGCGCCTCTTGGGCGGCCTGCAGCCGTTGTGGGGCAGCGGCGTGACGTCCTTTATGAGGCTTATGCTGAAGCCGGCGGCCTGGAGGGCCCTGAGGGCGGCCTCCCTGCCCGCGCCGGGACCGTTTATGTATACGTCCACCGTCCTCACGCCGTGCTCCATCGCCTTCCTGGCCGCCGCATCGCCCGCGATCTGGGCGGCGAAGGGCGTGCCCTTGCGCGAGCCCTTGAAGCCCTGCGAGCCGGCGCTCGACCAGGCGAGCACGTTGCCCTTAGGGTCCGTGATGCTCACGATGGTGTTGTTGAACGTCGACTTTATGTGGGCCACGCCCCTGGACACGGCCTTCTTTTCCTTCTTCGCCTTAGCCATCTGACATCCTCCGGTAAGTTGGCGTTCGTCGCCGCGTGAAGCCGGGCTACTTCTTCCTCACGCTCACCGAGCCCTTGCGCGGCCCCTTCCGGGTCCTGGCGTTGGTGCTCGTGCGCTGGCCCCTCACGGGCAGGCCCCTGCGGTGGCGCAGCCCCTTGTAGGTGCCGAGGTCCATGAGCCTCTTGATGTTCATCTGGACCTCCTTGCGGAGGTCGCCCTCGACCTTGTAACCGCTGTCTATGACCTTGCGCAGCGCAGCGACCTCGGCCTCGGTGAGGTCCTGGGTCCGCGTCGACGGATCCACGCCGGCCTCGGCGACGATCCTGGCCGCCGAAACGCGGCCTATGCCGTAGATGCGCGTAAGCGCTATGTCGATGCGCTTGTTCTTGGGAAGGTCAACACCGGAGATCCTCGCCACTTCGTTCCTCCTTGATTACCGAAAACAGAGGGGCGCTCAGCCCTGCCGCTGCTTGTGCTTGCTGTTGGGGCAGACCACCCGGAGCACACCCTTGCGCTTTATGACCTTGCACTTGGAGCATATCCTCTTTACCGAAGCCCTGACTTTCATGGCGCCACTCCGTTCACTTCACCCTGTAGGTTATTCTTCCCCGGCTCAGGTCGTAGGGCGAGAGCTCGACCGTGACCTTGTCGCCTGGCAGTATCTTTATGAAATGCATCCGCATCTTTCCCGAGACGTGGGCCAGAACCCTGTGACCGTTCTCGAGCTCCACGCGGAACATCGCGTTCGGCAGCGTCTCCACCACCGTGCCCTCGACCTGAATGGAATCTTCCTTTGCCATGGTTGTCAAATCCTGCTCAGAACATAAGGTCCGTTCGCGGTTACGGCCACGGAGTGCTCGAAGTGGGCCGAGAGCTTCCCGTCGGCCGTCACGGCGGTCCAGCCGTCGTCAAGGATCTTTATATCTTCCGAGCCGGCGTTGATCATAGGCTCGATGGCAAAGACCATCCCCTCCTTGAGCCTTGCTCCCGTGCCCGGCGAGCCGAAGTTGGGGACCTGCGGCGGCTCGTGGAGCTCGCGGCCTATGCCGTGGCCCACGAAGTCCCTCACCACCGAAAAGCCGTTGGACTCGGCGCACTTCTGTACGGCGGCCGAGATGTCGGAGAGACGGTTGCCCACCCTGGCCTCCTCTATGGCCAGGGCGAGAGAGCGCCTGGTCACCTCTACGAGCCTGCGGGCCTCGTCGCTTATCTCGCCCACCGGCACGGTGACGGCCGAATCGCCGTAGAAGCCGTCGCAGAGGACGCCGAAATCGATGCTCAAGATGTCTCCCTCCCTGAGCACCCGCGCCGCCGAGGGCATGCCGTGGACGAGTTCCTCGTTGACCGACGTGCAGAGGCAGTAGGGGTAGCCCCTGTAGCCCTTGAAGGCGGCCTTCACCTTCCTCCTGGAGACCTCGCGGGCGGCCGTCTCCTCGAGGTCCATGGTGGTGATGCCGGGCCTCACTTTCTCGGAGAGGAGGGCCAGTATCTCGGCGACGATGACGTTGCTTCGCCGCAGCCTCTCGATCTCTTCCCCTGTCTTGAGTATTATCGCATCACCGCCCAATGGCATCCACTACGGCCCTGGTGACGGCGTCCACATCGCCCACGCCGTTCACGGCCCGGTACAACCCCTTCCCCCTGTAGTACTCCACCAGCGGCAGCGTCTCCCGCTCGTAGACGGCGAGCCTCGCCTTTATGGTCTCTTCCTTGTCGTCGTCGCGCTGATAGGTCTCGCCTCCGCACCTGTCACACAGGCCTTCCGCCTTCGAGGGGTTGTACACCACGTGATAGCTTGCGCCGCAGCTTCTGCACACGCGGCGGCCGCTGAGCCTCTTTACGAGTTCCTCGCTATCGACCTCGATGCCGATCACGCGGTCGAGCTCTCGTCCGAGACTGCCGAGCGTGCGCTCGAGCGCCTCGGCCTGACTGATGTTGCGCGGGAAGCCGTCGAGGATGAACCCTTGGGCGCAGTCGGGCTCGCCGAGACGCTCAGCCACCATGGCCACGACGAGCTCATCGGGCACGAGCGCTCCCCTGTCCATGTACTCCCTGGCCCGGCGGCCGAGCTCCGTCCCCTCGCGCACGTTGCGGCGCAGTATGTCGCCCGTCGAGACCTGCGGGATCGCGTACTTCTCGGCTATTCTCTGGGCCTGTGTACCCTTGCCGGCCCCTGGCGCTCCAAGAAATATGAGGTTCATCAGCAAGCGGCCTCCCCTCTCGGTTTCTTCACTCGGCTCTCCTCTCTCGCCCCTCTTCGGAGCCCCCCTCTCGTCGCCCCCCTTCGGGGTCCCCCTCAGAGCCCCCTGCCCTTGATCCTGCCCTTCTTCATGAGGCTCTCATAGCTGCGGGCCATGAGATGGCTCTCGGCCTGCTGGGCCGTGTCCATGGCGACTCCCACGACGATGAGGAGCGCCGTGCCGCCGAAGTAAAAGGGGGCGTTGAAGCGCCACACCAGTATGGAGGGCAGCACACAGACGGCCGACAGGTAGAGCGCGCCCGTGAGGGTGAGCCGCGAGAGGACCCTGTCGATATAGGCCGCCGTGTTGGCGCCGGGCCTTATGCCCGGTATGAAGCCGCCGTACTTCTTCAGGTTGTCGGCCACGTCCTTGGGGTTGAACTGTATGGCCGTGTAGAAGTAGGCGAAGAAGATAATGAGCGCCACGTAGAGGATGTTGTAGAGGATCCCTCCCGGACTCAGCAGCGTATCGGCTATGTACTGCACCGCCGGTATGTCGACGAAGTTGCCGATGGTAGCCGGAAAGACCATTATGGACGACGCGAATATGGGAGGTATGACGCCGGCCGAGTTTATCTTGAGCGGCAGGTGCTGCGTGCCTCCCGTGGTCATGCGCCTGCCCACGACCCTCTTGGGGTAGTGTATGGGTATGCGCCGCTGGGCGGTCTCCATGAATACGATGAAGGCCACGACGGCGACCATCAGGCCCAGAAGAAGGAGCACGACGAGGGCGTTCATCTCGCCGGTGCGCACGAGACTCACCGTGTTGTAGACGGCCGAGGGCATGCGGGCGACGATGCCGGCGAAGATGATGAGCGATATGCCGTTGCCGATGCCGCGCTCGGTTATCTGCTCGCCGAGCCACATGAGAAAGGCCGTGCCGGAGGTGAGCGTCACCATGCTCATGAGCC
The nucleotide sequence above comes from Deltaproteobacteria bacterium. Encoded proteins:
- a CDS encoding translation initiation factor IF-1 codes for the protein MAKEDSIQVEGTVVETLPNAMFRVELENGHRVLAHVSGKMRMHFIKILPGDKVTVELSPYDLSRGRITYRVK
- a CDS encoding adenylate kinase; this encodes MNLIFLGAPGAGKGTQAQRIAEKYAIPQVSTGDILRRNVREGTELGRRAREYMDRGALVPDELVVAMVAERLGEPDCAQGFILDGFPRNISQAEALERTLGSLGRELDRVIGIEVDSEELVKRLSGRRVCRSCGASYHVVYNPSKAEGLCDRCGGETYQRDDDKEETIKARLAVYERETLPLVEYYRGKGLYRAVNGVGDVDAVTRAVVDAIGR
- a CDS encoding 30S ribosomal protein S11; the encoded protein is MAKAKKEKKAVSRGVAHIKSTFNNTIVSITDPKGNVLAWSSAGSQGFKGSRKGTPFAAQIAGDAAARKAMEHGVRTVDVYINGPGAGREAALRALQAAGFSISLIKDVTPLPHNGCRPPKRRRV
- a CDS encoding 50S ribosomal protein L36, translated to MKVRASVKRICSKCKVIKRKGVLRVVCPNSKHKQRQG
- a CDS encoding 30S ribosomal protein S13, whose protein sequence is MARISGVDLPKNKRIDIALTRIYGIGRVSAARIVAEAGVDPSTRTQDLTEAEVAALRKVIDSGYKVEGDLRKEVQMNIKRLMDLGTYKGLRHRRGLPVRGQRTSTNARTRKGPRKGSVSVRKK
- a CDS encoding 30S ribosomal protein S4, translating into MARHLGSVCKICRREGMKLFMKGDRCYTDKCSFERRSYGPGQHGQSRSKVSEYALQLREKQKVKRMYGLMETQFRNTFARADRTRGVTGDILVRLLESRLDNVVYRLGLASSRREARMLVTQGHFLVNGRRVNIPSYCVKENDTIELARKSRNVKRFAENLKAVDRRGVPEWLSLDRQNFRGTVTRSPRRDDVTIPIQEQLIVELYSK
- the map gene encoding type I methionyl aminopeptidase: MPLGGDAIILKTGEEIERLRRSNVIVAEILALLSEKVRPGITTMDLEETAAREVSRRKVKAAFKGYRGYPYCLCTSVNEELVHGMPSAARVLREGDILSIDFGVLCDGFYGDSAVTVPVGEISDEARRLVEVTRRSLALAIEEARVGNRLSDISAAVQKCAESNGFSVVRDFVGHGIGRELHEPPQVPNFGSPGTGARLKEGMVFAIEPMINAGSEDIKILDDGWTAVTADGKLSAHFEHSVAVTANGPYVLSRI
- the secY gene encoding preprotein translocase subunit SecY; amino-acid sequence: MAANVSNISKIPELNRRILFTFLLLAVYRVGVFIPTPGVDAAALAGFFAAARGTLLDFATMFTGGALEQYSVFTLGIMPYISASIILQLMTVVVPHLEKLQKEGESGRRKITQYTRYLTIGLAAVQSLIMSIGLEKMSGPGGEPIVLEPGWSFRLMSMVTLTSGTAFLMWLGEQITERGIGNGISLIIFAGIVARMPSAVYNTVSLVRTGEMNALVVLLLLGLMVAVVAFIVFMETAQRRIPIHYPKRVVGRRMTTGGTQHLPLKINSAGVIPPIFASSIMVFPATIGNFVDIPAVQYIADTLLSPGGILYNILYVALIIFFAYFYTAIQFNPKDVADNLKKYGGFIPGIRPGANTAAYIDRVLSRLTLTGALYLSAVCVLPSILVWRFNAPFYFGGTALLIVVGVAMDTAQQAESHLMARSYESLMKKGRIKGRGL